cagtttcaacctttggagaaaaATTTGTCTTCTCACTAACACCACTTTTGAAATACAAACCGATACCTTGTtatccatcatagttcttcatcctagcaaactttctctgctccatctcttgagcttcaagatgTTTGATGAACTCACCCAATGTTAACTTTTTATATTCCTTTCTAttatttctcaacatcatcagataagttccccaaaTATCATGTGGTAACGCATCTGCTAGTTTCTCAATTAGCTCATCTGTATCATTTTTTTATGCCTAAtttcgtcatatttctcaccaagttacaatatctttcaataatttgcttggtgttctcTGATTTCAAACCTcggaatagatcaaattcttttttcataAGTGACATCTTgttcttgagcatatcatcacttcccagAAATTTTGCTTCCAACTCATTCCAGATCGAATATCACTTCCATCATGCTGAAGTAAAACCAAGATGTCCTCCTTAATCGCTTGCTGTaacagactcaccatcaatttctcatctctatacttctttttctcatcagcactCTTTTCTCTAATTGGCATTAACTGATTACCGTTCTTTGTTGGTCTTTCATATGGAACTTCAGTatgttcccaagcatccaaatgataagcttcaacacagttaccaaaacgttcagaccaaccgttataatcatcaatatccaaaagcttaggcggtttttgtgaAGTCCctgtttcattttcaagcaatgTACTCTGAGTAATGTTCATTGGaccagcaaaggcattataaaactcgttctccatgttttaattctcaaaagttcacaattttccaatttcaagcgaaaccctcctttcaagcgaaatcaacaacacctcagtttcaagcgaaatccccTGAAGCGGAATAAGAACTTTCAAGCGAAGTATGcattttgaagcgaaatcacaaaGATTTTTCAAGCGGAAATACGATTTGGAGCGGAACCACCAAGTTCTCAAGCGGAACCTCGGTTTCAAGCGAAACTAGGACAAATTCCAAGCAGAATCACAGTGACGTCATCATTTCGAACCAGATTTCAAGTGGAATAGCAAAAATATCAAGTTTTAGATTGTTTTTaattctgaaactttcaaggattagttaatACATGATTGCGAGTGATGTGTGAAAATTTGAGCCAATTTTACCGTggaaaaattttcaattttgaagaagaaggtgtagaaaatagaaaatacagctgaaatggcaagaattcttcctcctgagctctgataccacttgtaggatcgttttcagacccgaacgagtcgatcaaaCGAGTAATTCATCAATACAAGTGTCGGAAACAAGtgtattcgcttacagggactaatttcgacaaactgcgaaagtatgccgattcgtactgtaacaaacattccgaaaCATGATCATAATTTAatcataccctaaatatcctttacatagcttagaaataggcttcgaggtgttcggtgtgctaaaataaactttttggtcatttagggactaaaagcgtcaaaaagagcataagtttgcattttcgcgcatatcttacgttctgaatatatcaagacatccaaaaatttatgtaatcattaaaatattttattttagtgattggcatgataaaatttcattcgtcgcgtaatttggatcgtttttcgcgttcgttggtgtttcgtcgtaattaaccgaataacgcaaccgtacgaccaaacgaaccgacacccgagatgtttttgaacatgtttcatgttccctatacttaaatttcattattgagccttgaaaatgggttaacagGGTTTAAACGCATCAAAACATGCCTTAAACATgcgcagggaccatttctgccattttggCAAACTTTCTGGGAACTGGCATATCGTGGCGCTGCGCCACCACCACATGGCTTTGCCGTCGCGCGATGCGACGACCCTATCTGGGTAGAAACTCAGTTTCAGCAATTGTAGGTCCATTTTCAGCATTTATCTTGAAGTTTTGGGGTTATTTTGTAACTTTTGCAATACCGTTTGATGGTTTTGGGGCACCCCTAGTATTccaaaaccttgtgcccacttgGACGGTCCAGATTAATgctcgtttatcgaggaacgGTCTTAACGgttctatactttctataaatacccatcgtCCTCATTTGCATTCTTCACACCTTGATCTGATTGCTCTTGAAGTTGAAGTGatttcacttcatacctgagaataatcgGGTCGAACTCCCatttcttggaccttttgtaagtattctttcgttctttttcgtgtttttagcgtgaaagtcaaacttgtttgactttctgcattgaccagtttatggtcaacacgaagttcatttgaacttcataacgtgagcgtaatcacgatggttctAGTCTCTCGTGACTATACCTAGTGATTACCACATTATTTAgacatagtgacgagtcgtagtttcggccagaatacgcgtttatgcgtattttgtaaccaaactactcttgggtatcaaaactgtttcttttgataccaaacctgttttcaaaccttgttaaacatgttttaacgtgtttagctcgtcactttaggtttagtgcttatatagggtcgtaaaggtaagcggtctaaacaaccgcttagactttcaaacccgatccatttggtcgatcattaggatccgaccaaacacattaggtgaccatagttgtatagggaataacctcccgaggttatactttatggtcacttcgtttagttagttgtatgataggtagtttatatgccttaggaaaatgaccaaaatgccctttttgcgcataaattcattttaagcatatataacctaaattttgacatctaaactgattaggcaacattattagacatgttaaggcatatattacttatcataggactagttaggcggttcgaacgcgttttacgtgaacggcgcgttaaaatagcataagctacctaaacgggtcgtaacgggtcgtaagcacttaagataggtttccttttaggatgtaggctttgttaaaccatattacatgagttcctatactcatttggtttacgaaacctcattctatccgatcccccgatttaggtccggttattaacatagttatctatattaggtgccgtCTGATTCcatgatccctctagctttgattagttgttattcaagacttctaagcaccctcaagtgagtacatagaccccctctttttaactgttttcaaggtgattatgtgagtacatagttcccctcttttactgttttcaaacattttggggtgaaacacatgtgcctacttgttactttcgtgcttttcatgcttttatatcatatgattgctatgttcattagtacaattatagtacatgatttcattatgttttgctatgtatgtttacttagtatgatagcacattgttttacattgcatttcttttgctatgtatgtttacttagcatgctagcacattgttttatattacattttctgttacatatgtttactcagcatatgaacacattgttttacattacatttttcttttgctatgtatgtttacttggcatgctagcacattgttttacattgcatttcttttgctatgtatgtttacttagcatgctagcacattgttttacattacattttctgttacatatgtttactcagcatatgaacacattgttttacatctctaccttgtatgtttacttagcatgctaggtacattattttcataaaacatgcttacatttggtataacatttggtataacatttggtttgtttagcgaaactaatacattcattaacaccgatcatgccgctctgtagtaggtagtggtaccataggacttgacaactcccattcctgaaatcctaggtttgtttgggtggaaggaatgaccgaatccgaataCATTTCTAGGTAGACCCTTGACTTTGTTCTAGGGTTTATTctacagtcgcaaggcttggatgtagacGTTTTataataccgcatagatgtttgtatcagtaaaccATGCATTATCTTACAAAACACAACTTTTGATTATAATTTATCAActacattgttttgtacatttctttCTTATAGGATTGAGTAAATGCTTTTAATCAATAAATGCATTTATTCATTATACAttacatttggttatacatgaacatttttacattgatggtttgttttgataagtgatttaagtaacgaggcgtatgtaatatgataaaagcatggtggatacgccgctggtacttcctatatataagtgcttttatggtattacatatcgtagcgttacttAAAGCATTTCAAGTTTGACATAATACATTTCACACTCATATTATATCTTcatgaaacattgttttacaaacaacatatttatacaaactcattttacttggttatccATTTTACTATGCATTGTTCTTTTATAttatctgatttcttatcacttTTCTAtgattataaaagaaaacattttacaaggatcatgactgatttttgttaaacatctttttctaaacttataagtcaagAATCCTAAATCAATTAAACCTAtatatctcacaggcatttttatgctgacgtacctattttcacatgtgtttcaggaaatgatgcataggattgatcaagttACACATAAGcagactcgggccttagtgacaataaaagatgcaagactagttaattatgttatgcttccttgttgttaagacattgtaatttCTTTTAATAAATAAATGTAGGACTGATATTGACGATctagtgagtcaatcagagtAAAAATACCACTGTTTaagtggcggaaacaaacaatCAGTTTGAATCAGAGAGAAAAGAGTAGAAGTAGACAGAATATCACTTTTAACACTTGTTTCTCATTAAACTTCACTTGAAAATCCGCCAGCAGTCCGACTATAACTTCgtgattccgtgccaaatgagaaacaactacacatatatatactgatctaattccgcttgaaatgacatgctgtcttttcgagcggaatcacatgcttctgatttcgcttgaaatgacaacatgtcatttcaagcggaatcactacctTAAACCATAACTTTTACATTTTGACCCCTGCACTATACATAACTGACATATtagacccctagaccctatacaagcatgaCTAAGgctaagacgtaggctttagacatcgtgcactaacaaacccccccttggatacagccagagtcttcagtcttggtcttcggGTCTTCAGCTCTTCACATCGACTTAAAACGTTCTTCTCTTGGCTTTGGCTCTTTCCTCAGCAAGTTTCTCAgcctttcattttctttcttcgCTTTCTTAGCTTCATCAGCTTGCATTTTCATCCACTTTCCTTTGTTCTCTTCAAGTTTCTTCCTTTCCTTCTCagccttcttcttttctttttcctcaAGCGACCACCATTTtgaattccatttactttcagaATTTATGCCTTTCTGAAAGCAAATAGTTACGACTTTCTGAAATTGCATCGCGGCTCTCTGTCTTTATATTGGAAGCGGATTTTGTTCACAAACAAACACTCTATAtcttttgttgaacaatttaccaACCACATCGGGTCGTAGACAAATATCTCTCTGATCTCCTTCCCAGCTCTGTAAGTTATCACCGCCTCTGTCGATATACAACTATACACCCAGCCCATGAAACCTTTGTAAAATTCCTGTTCCCTCTTTGGCACTGGTATATTCTTCATCTCTTTCGGCTTCTTCACATTCAATATAATCTCTACATTACCAGTTTTAGGATTCACTCTTCTAACTTTCTTAGGATAATGCGGCTTCCAATGCTTGAATTCTTTCAGAGCTTCAAACTTTATCAAGCCCCACATAGCTGCATAATTTTTCCTCACTGGATACCCTAAGGTTCTCACCTTTGATAACTCCTCTACATCCCACCACGGTAGGGACATAATATCATGCAAGCGTTCAAAGTACTGTACTCCACATTCTCTTCTGATAGCATAAGCATTAACTTGAGGCAGAAAACCCCAGCTAATGATATCTCCCAGTGAAATACTTCTATCTCTTTGATAATACTTCAATGGTCTCTTGAACTTCCTTTCGTGACTATTTTTGAACCACTTTTGACGTTCTTCTTTCTAAAGACCTTTCGGAGTACCATCGAAATTCTTATCTTTCAGTATCTCAGCGACTTTCCTCCTCAGCTCATCTCTATTTTCTTCACTAAAGAATTCCATCAGTGTTGGAAATTCAGAAGTATCTTCATTCAAACTCTCTTCATCAGAACAATCTTCAACCTCAACCCGATCATAAACATCTGCATCCTCAACATACTTGTATTCATACTCTGGTTGATGATTGATATCGAATGCGTTCAGctcttcttcaaaatcaaacGAAAATTCATCTTCATTTACATTAAACATCTTCAGGACTTCATCCAACGTGTAAGTATGCCTGATTTCACCCTCTTTAACATGAGGCTTGATTCGAAGAATTAACTTTTCAACTTGATCAACATTCTGATCATCTACATGCTCCCCCTCTCCATCAGCTCCCTCTGAAACTTCATTAGCATCATCATTCATGTAGTCATCAACAGTCTTTTCATTTGAAGCTTCATTCACAGTAACACATGTACCTCCCTGATTATCATCGTcatcattgtcatcatcaaaaCCATGTCTACTCGCAGAAAATACTTTTTCACCATCATCATCCTCTCCGTCATCACCCTCTTCATCATtatcatcctcctcatcatcttcttgatcatCATTTCCAGCAATATCTTCAAGTGATACATCTTCTTCAAAGATAGCTGACACAGAAGATATAGGAACAGGATTTTCAACAACTAGTGATGGAACAATCGATCTTTCAGGCACTGCAACACTGCCTTCAGCACCCTTGCCCTTATCTCTCAACTGAGCTTCAATTTCAGCTTGGCGTTTAGCCCTGACCTCTTCAACTTGAATTTCTTCAAATCTTTGTTCTATCGACTTTCCGAGCATACTCTCtatcactttgttcatcatataaAATTCATGCTCTTTCAACGCCTTCGCAGCTTCAAGTTCTTTGTTCTTCAGTTCAAAGTACTTGTTCTGTTCATCTCGGCGAGTCTTTTCTTCCTCTAACTCTACCACTCTCACCTTCAAGACATCAATTTCAAACTGATCTGTATCTATCTTCTTCAATAAAGACTTGTTTTCAGATTCTAACTTCTTTACACGCATTTCAAGAATCTTTTCACGATCAGCCACTCTTTTGCTTTCAGCTGCAACACCATCAACTTTACTTTCTACATTTttcacttgaacattacttgcaAAATCAAAGTCTCCAATCTCATCAAGACCCATACTCAAGTTCAGAGGAACGGGTGGAAAACCTTTGTACCCCGAAGAACCAGGTGTGGTTTGAATGGGTGGTTGTGCAAGTGGTGGAGTTTGAAAGATTGGTTGAGATGTAAGTAAGGTTGTTTCTTGTGGTGGTGTAATGGTATGAATTTGTTGTGGTGAATGAGGTGGTGTGAGATAGAatggtgatggttgtcttggtggTGTGGGTTGTTTTGGAGGTGATTGATGAGGTGGTGAGTGTATAGGTGATTGATGAGGTATAGgttcaggtg
This is a stretch of genomic DNA from Helianthus annuus cultivar XRQ/B chromosome 16, HanXRQr2.0-SUNRISE, whole genome shotgun sequence. It encodes these proteins:
- the LOC110925250 gene encoding protein PFC0760c-like; the protein is MGLDEIGDFDFASNVQVKNVESKVDGVAAESKRVADREKILEMRVKKLESENKSLLKKIDTDQFEIDVLKVRVVELEEEKTRRDEQNKYFELKNKELEAAKALKEHEFYMMNKVIESMLGKSIEQRFEEIQVEEVRAKRQAEIEAQLRDKGKGAEGSVAVPERSIVPSLVVENPVPISSVSAIFEEDVSLEDIAGNDDQEDDEEDDNDEEGDDGEDDDGEKVFSASRHGFDDDNDDDDNQGGTCVTVNEASNEKTVDDYMNDDANEVSEGADGEGEHVDDQNVDQVEKLILRIKPHVKEGEIRHTYTLDEVLKMFNVNEDEFSFDFEEELNAFDINHQPEYEYKYVEDADVYDRVEVEDCSDEESLNEDTSEFPTLMEFFSEENRDELRRKVAEILKDKNFDGTPKGL